One Mycolicibacterium sp. TUM20985 genomic window, GACGTGAACCATTCCGGCGGCGTCCTTCGCCTTCTTGAAGATGCCCATGTCGATACTCTCCGATCCTCGTGCCCAACGTTGCGCCGGGTCTGCGTCGATTGTCGCGCTCCAGTACACGGCGGAGGGGCGACTACCGATCACGAGAAGGGGAGCGGGCCGGAGTGAGCTACAACCCGACGCGCCCCAGCACCCGTCGGACCACGCCCTCGGACTCCCCGGTCGGCGGTTGCCGATCGGCGTAGGGCCACGGCCGGTTGCGTTCCGGCACCGACGTCGCCCGCGCCTGCTTGAGCTGCATCCGCAGGTGGGCTCGCAGCTCGTGCAATGCCGGGTCGGCCCAGCGGTTCTCGGCCTCGATGGGGTCGGCGGTCAGGTCGTAGAGCTCCCACTGATCGTCGAGCGGATCGGTTCGGTAGGCCTCGCCGCCGATCCCGTTGGTGGCCAGTTGGCGCACACCCGGTTCGGTCCACGTGGACGGATCGTCGAAGGTGCGCACCAGCTTCCACAGATGTCCAGCGCCGAGTGGCGCGTCCGCGTCGTCGACGCGGACCACCAGACCCTCGAAGTTGGAGGCGACGTGCGCGGGGATTCGGATCCGCAGTGGCGCAGGGGGATTGACGTCTAGTCCCATGCCCCTGGCTGCCGCCGAGGCGCCGGTATCACCTTCGAGCACGTTGTCCCGCGTCATCAGATAGATGGCCCGCTCCTCGTCGGCCGGCGCTCCGTGCACCACCGGCATCAGGTCGCGCCCCGGCAGGGGGTGGACTTCCGAGAAGGACTCGGAGAGCACGTCGGCGACCACGTCGACGTCGACACCCGCCGCGCCGAGCAGGGTCGGTACCAGGTCCACGTGTGACGTCGGTGCCGAGACGACGCGTGGCTGGGTCGGGCCCTCGCCGATGCGCGCGATCACGAAGGGCACCCGGGTGGCCTCGTCGTAGAGGTTGAACCACTTCTGATGCAGTCCGCCGTGCGCGCCGAGCAGATCGCCGTGGTCGGAGGTGCGCACCAGGACGGCGTTCTCCGAACCGCCCTCGGTGACCGCGCGGCGCACCCGGTCGAGTGGCCCGTCGACTTCGGCGTGCAGGCGGTAGTAGAGGTCGCGGTACTTCTGCGCATTGCGCTTGTAGCTGCGGCTGATCGCGGGGGCGGGGCCGTACCCGGAGTAGTACGCCTCGCGGAACGCGATCTGCGCGGCCGGCTTGGTGCGCAGGTCCTCGTCAGCGGTCGGCGCCGCGGGGACGTGCGGTGGGTCCATCGAGGTATAGGGCGTCAGCGGGTTGCGTCGCACCCACGCCGGAAACAGCACGATGTCATGCGGGTTGACGAAGCTGGCCACCAGGAGGAACGGCCGCAGGGCGGCCGTATCGCCAGCGCGACGGCGCTCATACCGGTCGCTCAGCCAGGCGACGATGCGGTCGGCGAACAACGGGTCGCGTCGAAAACCGCTGTTGGACATGGCTGCACCGTGTGGTTCGGGTCCCACCCAGCCGGAGAACCCGTAGGGCCCAAGGGGATCGGCGTCGAGGTAGCGTTGCACGGCGGCGGGGTCGACCGTACCTCCGTCGTCGTTGGTCGCCAGGGGTTCGCCCGTTTCCGGGTCCTCCAGATCGGCATGCGAGATGTGCCACTTGCCGTCGTAGTGCGTGTCGTAACCCGCGGCGCGGAACCAATTGCCGAGCGTCGGCACCTCGCCGGCCCGCAGCCACCGCAGCCGCGAGTCGTCGTACCGCTTGCCGATGCCGTCGGTCTGGGTGACGCCGTGCAGATCGGGATACTGCCCGGTGAAGATGGTCGGGCGGCTCGGCACGCAGGCCAGCGAGCCCGTGTAGTGCCGGGCGAAGCTGATGCCGTGCTCGTCGAACCAACGGCGCCCGCCGAGGGCGCGTCGGCGCCAGGCCAACACGTCGGGCGCCTCGTACGGTGGTATAGCGCGCTCCTCGTCGGTCATGATGATGACGATGTCGGGCCGATCAGACATGAAGCTCCTCCGTTCGTCGCGCCAAACCCGCGAGCATCGAGTCCGACGCCTTGGCCAGGCCCCGGCACACGGCCCATTCCGCCGTCCGGGCAAGGGGACCCGCACCGATTTCCACCGTGCTCGTCAGCGTGACCTCGGTGGCCTCGCCCACCGGCCGCAGCGTCCAGCGGTTCGCGACGGCGCGCAACCTGCGGGGCAGACCCTCGATGTCGTAGGCCAGCACGGAAGGCGGGGCGAACTCGCTGATGCGCTCCACCAGCACGTTGCGGCCGACCTGTACACGGCGCGTCGTTCCCACAGTGGCGCCGTCCGGACCCCGGTTGAGGACGCACGAATGATCGACGTCGACCGCCCATGAACTCAAGGAACCGAAGTCGGCGAGTACGTCCCAGATGGCCTGCGGCGGGGCGGATATCGTTCGGCTGCGGCTGATGTCTGCCACACCGTCATCAAACACCATCGCAGGCGTCGATGTGGCGCGACGTCGAGACTGGTGACCTCTAGATCATGTCGTTTCTGGTGAGCCACCTCATCACCGGCCAGCCGACGAACACCGGCAGCCAGCAGGTGAGGACCCGGTACAACAGCACCGACGGGACGGCGACGGCGGCGGGCACGCCGAAGGCCGCCAGACCACCGATCAGCGCTGCCTCGACCGCGCCGACACCGCCGGGGGTCGGGGCAGCCGAGGCCAGTGTTCCGCCGATCATCGTCACGACGGTGACGGTGACGAAGGTGGTGCCGCCGCCGAAGGCCTCCACACTGGCCCACAACGCCAAGGCCGCACCGAGAGTCGTTGCTGCACAGCCGAGCACGATCAGCGTCAGCCGCTTGGGCTCACGGGCCAAATCGACCAGTTCGCCACCCAGTTCCTTGAGCCGGGGCCGCAGTTCGGTGCCGAGCCAGCGTCGTAGCGTCGGCACGAACGTGAAGGTGCCGACGATTCCCAGGGCCACGCCTCCGATTAGGTACAGCACCGTCGTCTTCGGCACGAAGTGCTCGAGGTTGGCCGAGGTCCCGGCGATCACGCTGAAGAGGACCAGCAGTGCGACGTGCGTGATGACCTGTACCGACTGCTGCATCGCGACCGCCGCCGTCGCCCGCAGCGCACCGAGACCACCCTTCTGCAGAAAGCGCGTGCTCAGCGCCAGGCCGCCGACACCGGCAGGCGTCGTGGTGGCCGCGAACGTGTTGGCCACCTGCATGATCGCCAGGTTGCGGAAGCTCACCAGCCCCGAAGCGCAGGCCCACAGCGCCGCCGCGGCACCCAGGTACGTCAATGCCGACACCGCCAGTCCGAGCAGCGCCCACCACCAGTTCGCGGTGCGCAACTCGGAGAAGAAGGCAGGCACCGTGCTGATGAAGGGGTAGGCCACGTAGACCAGTGCGACCAGCAGCACCAGTTGGATCACCTGAGTTCTGGTGAAGCGGGTGATCGTCTCGGCCTTTATCTGGTCGGCGCCGGTCTGATGCATCACCTCGTCGCGGGCCGCCGTCATGACGGTCCCCGGATCGGCGACCGAGGCTCGAACATGTTTGGGGAGAGCGGATTTCGTCAGACGACGCGAAGCGGCGAGGACGGTGCCCTCGCCGAACTCCACGATGGCGGCGCGCACCGCGGCCCCGGCGCCGAAGATGGCCGTCGTCGACACCAGCAACGCGGCGATGTCTGCCTGCAGGAGGACGTCGGTCGCGCCGTACTCGGCGCTGCCGAAGCCCCCGAATCGGGCCTCGCCATCGTCGAGGGTGATCTCCTTGCCACGGAGGTCGCCGTGCGAGATCTGATGTCGGTGAAGGACTCCGAGCGCCTTCCACACCGGACCCACGAGGGACTCGTCGGCGCTGCAGTCATCGAGCGGGACACCCCGCACCGGGGTGTGGGCGTACAGCGTCCAGCCTCGGTCGAGTGCCGCCAGCGCGACGGTCGTACTGTTCGCCAGGTCGAGATCGCCGATGGCGATGGCCATCAGCCCGCGGTGCTCGACGGCGCGGCGCATGGAGGCGTGCAGGGGCGCGGTCTCGCTGTTGCGCAACCGCACTCGTCGCCAGACCTGGCTCATGATGCCGCCGCTGCGCTGGTTCGGCCCGTACATCTCGACGATCACCCGCGCCGGATCGCCTGCCGCCGACTCGTCGCGATCCGCCCCGTCGGCCGCCGCCCACAGCACCAGCGGCCCCGGTCCGGCCGGCCGCACCACGGTCAACCCCGTCACGGCGAACCCACGCCGTCGCAATGCCCGTACCGCGCCGTCGAGCGGCACCTCCAGCGCCGGGGTGCCGACGACGAGGACCGTCAGCGCGCCGACGAACCAGCCCACCGCAAGACCCAGTAGTGACCGCGCCGGAACCACGGCGCTGACGACGAGGTGGATGGGGACGAAGGCCAGCAGCAGGGTCCACCACCAACGACGCCACCGCGCGTCCAACCACGGGCCCGACACCGTGAGCACCGCGGCGAGCATGGCAATCCATCGCGGATCGTCCAGAAACTGTGAGAGCAGGGTCCGCAACCGGTCGTTCAGATCGAAGTGCCATCGCGGTGCGGCAAAGCCGCTCGAGTTGATCGACAGCGCCAGTACCGCGATCACCCCCGCCGCGGCGTACGCGCCGAGCAGCCGCCACTGACGGGCGGTGATCAGCCCGATGAGGATGGCGAAGGGCAAGACCAGGATGGCGACCCCGTAGGCCAGATACACCAGGTTGGACTGCGTCGGGGTGAGGAATTCGACGATCCCCGAGATCGACCGCTCCAGGGCGACCCAGTCCCTGCGCGTGATGAGCGAGCTGATGACGACGACGGCCAGGAAGGCCGCCGCCAGGACGAGGCGGAAGATGTCGTTGGTCCGCCGAACGAGCGGCTGAAGCAAATCGCCGGTAACGGAGACATCCCGCCCGTCAACTCGCATGTTTGAGGATCTCTCGGATCGGTGCCGGCACCGCGTGGGTCAGCGGCGTGCGGCCAACCTATCCCAGCCCGCGGTCTGTGCCCCCGATTGTGTCCCGCAGCGTCGGACCCGAGCTAGGTGTGGGTACCACCGTCGACCCGCACCTCGGTGCCCGTGATCCAGTAGGCGTCCGACGATCCCAGCATCGCCACGACACTGGCCACCGCGTCGGGCCTGGCGAACATCGCACCGTCGTCGGTCGGCAGCACGGACATGATCTTGCCCAGCAATGAGAAGTCCATGTCGTCGGGCAGTCCCGGCCCCACGCTCTGCTTCGACTCACCGACGCCGTCGGTCATGCCGGAGGAGATCGAACCCGGTTGCACGCAGTTGAACCTGATGCGCTCCTTGCTGAATTCCAGCGCCAGGGCGTGCGTCATCGCCTGGATGCCGCCCTTGGAGGCGGCATAGGCCGCCATGTAGGGGTGGGCGAAGTTGGCCGAGGTGGAGCTGAAGTTGACGACGGCGGCCGCATTGCCTTGTCGCAGAGCGGGAATGGCTTCACGCGTGACGAGGAACGTGCCGATCAGATTCACCCGCACGATCGTCTCGAAGTCGGCCAGCGTGGTGTCGACGAAGTGCGACGACCGCAGGATGCCCGCCGCGTTGACCAGCGTGTCCAGCCCGCCCGCCAGGCCGACCGCCTCGGCCACCCCCGCCTGCACCGACGATTCGTTGCCGACGTCCATCTGCACCGTCGACAGCCGCGTGCGGTACGCGTCGGCCTTGGCGACGGTGTCCTTCAAACCGGAGTCGCTGATGTCGGCGGCCACGACCCGGCCACCCTCTTCGAGGAGGCGCAGGACGGTCGCCTGGCCGATGCCCGAGCCGCCGCCGGTGACGAGGACGCGGCGGTCGGCGTAGCGCGCAAGTGTGGAAGACATGGGCCGAATGATGCCTGCCAAAAACGTCGGTGTCAGCCGGTCGGCGGATCAGCGTGGAGCCGGGCGTCCGGCCATGTGCAGTGCGGCGAGGTGGCTGAACAACATGGAGGCGCCGATCGGGTTGCCGCCGCCGGGGTACACGGTGCCACTGACGGCGGCCATCGTGTTGCCGGCGGCGTACAGCCCGGGAATGGGCCGACCGTCGTCGTCGAGCACGCGCGCGTCGGCGTCGGTGACCAGCCCGCCCTTGGTGCCCAGGTCGGACAGGCCGAACGCCGCGGCGTGGAAGGGCGGCTGATCGATCGCTACCAGCGGCGAGGCACCGCCCGTGAAAGTGCGATCGTAGGCCTCGTCGCCACGTCCGAAGTCCCGGTCGACGCCCTCGGCGACCAGCTCGTTGAAGCGCGCGACCGTGGCCTGCAGTTCGGCGGGCGGTACCCCGATGATCACGGCGAGGTCCTCCAGAGTGTCTGCGGTGTGCCACAACCCGGCATCGCGATAGCGTTCGGTCGCCACCAGCGATACGCTGGCCGACTTCACCGGTGGCACCCCGCCGTCGGCGTCGTCGTAGATCATCCAGAACGGCAAACCCACTGCGCCAGCGGCAATCTGGTCGACGACCGTCCGCCCCAGCCGGTCGTACGGGCCGGATTCGTTGACGAACCGCCGCCCGCCGGAGTCGACGAAGATGCCGCCGGTGAACCACAGCGAGAACGTCGACCGGCCGTCGGGGTGCGTCAATCCCGGTGACCACCATGCCTGATCCATCAGGTCGGTGGCCGCGCCGACGCCGATGGCGGCCCGGTGCGCGGCGCCGTCGTTGCCCGGCGCGCCCATCGTGTCCGCGACCCTGCCGGGGACGCCGAACGAGCGACGCATCTCCGCATTCTGCTCGAAACCGCCTGCGGCGAGGAGCACGCCGCGTCGGGCGCGGATGCGCACCTGCTCGCCGTGGCGCTGCACGACGGCTCCGGTGACGACGCCGTCCTCGAGCACCAGATCGGTGAGCGGAGACTCGAGGTGGATCGCTGCGTCGGGGAAGCGGCGAAGCGCGGCAAGGAAGCGACCGATCAGGGCGCGACCACCCGTGAGCAGATCCGGTGCGGGCACGCCGAGACGTTCGGTGTCCAACGGTCCACGGACCCGGTCGGCGTAGGGGCCGAGGGCGTCCGCATGCAACGCCCGGGACACGATGTGGCGCATACCGTCCAGGCGTGCGCCGGGCGCACCACCGAAGTAGTCGGGCCACGGCAGCACCTTGAACTTGAACGTCCCCTCCTCCGGGTCCGCCTCGAGGTATTCGATGAGCCGCGCGCCACCGCGAACGTAGGCGTCCTGCAGTGCACGTGGCGTGCGGTCGCCGACGACGGCGTGGAAGTACTTCAGGGCCTCGTCGATGGTGTCGTCGACGCCGGCGCGGCGCAACACCGGATTGCACGGGAACCACATGCCGCCGCCGCCGGAGTAGGCCGTGGTCCCGCCGAACTGGTCACTCCCCTCGACGAGTGCGACGGACAAGCCCTCCCGTGCGGCGGTATAGGCGCCCGTGATCCCGCCGCCAGAGCCGACGACGACGACGTCGACGGTCTCGTCCCAGTCGGGGGAGGTGGCGGCTGACACTTCGGTGGTCATGGCGAATTCCTAACTCCGGAGGGTGAATCCGGCATCCAGCGGCCACGACGTGCCGGTGATGAACGCTGCGTCGTCGGAGACCAGCCAGGCCACCGCGGTCGCGATCTGCTCGGGCTGGAGCAGTGCTATCGGGAGGGCATTGAGCTGGCTGGCGAGCCAGGGGTCACCGGCGGCGGACAACCTCATCGTGGTCTCGTTGAGGATCATGTCGGTCGCCACGCCGCTGGGGTGGATCGTGTTGACCCGGATGGAGTGCTCGGCGAGTTGGTCGGCCCACACCTGCATCAGGGCGACCAGGCCGCGCTTGGACGCGGCGTACCCCTGGACGCCCGCACGCTCGGTGCCCGCGGCCCTGATGCCCTGGGTGGAACTGACCAGCACGATGGAGCCGCCACGGCCACCGGCGATCAGGGCGGGGATGGCCGCATCCACGGTGTTCCAGGCGCCGATCAGGTTCACCTCCACGACGTCGCGGAACGTGGTGGCCCGCTCGAGGGTGTCGCTGACGCGGATGATGCCGGCGTTGGCGATGACGACGTCGAGGCGGCCGAACTCCTCGACGCCGGCTGCGACGGCCTCGCCGACCGCCTCGGGATCGCGTACGTCGGCTTGGCGGACCAAGATTCGACGTCCCCGACCCTGGACCAGTCCGACCGTCTCGGCGAGGTCGTCGGCGGTCGAGCCGGGGTAGTCGGTGGAGTCGAACTCGGCGCAGACGTCGATCGCGATGACGTCGGCGCCCTCGCTGGCGAGCTTTACGGCGTGCGCGCGACCCATCCCGCGTGCGGCTCCGGTGATGAGCGCGACCTTGCCGGTCATGGTTGCCATGTGTACTCAGTCCTTGGGGAAGTTGACGTTCTTGGTCACGGATTCCCACTCGTCGATCGACGCGGAGAAGGCGGCGAGCTTGTCGCGCACCGCCTTCAGCACGTCCCTCCCGAGCAGCAGGCGAAGGGGTGGCTCGTCGAGGGTGGTCACCATGAGCACGGCCTCGGCGACCTTGCGGGGATCGCCGGGCAGGTGGTTGGCGAACTCCTTGATCATCGTCTTGCGGGTGCCGACGCCGTCGTCGTAATCGCCGATCGGAGTGGCCGACTCCCACATGGACCGAGCCGCCCAGTCGGTGCGGAACGCTCCGGGCTCGATCGCGGTCACCTTGATGCCGAACGGCTTGACCTCTTGCGCCAGCGCCTCGGTCAACGCCTCGAGGGCGAACTTCGTCGAGGAGTAGTACGCATTGGGCGGGTTGGCCACCAAGCCCGTCATCGACGAGATGTTCACGATGTGCCCGGACTGGCGGGCCCGCATGCCGGGCAGCACGGCCTTGATGGTGTCCACGACCCCGAAGTAGTTGGTGTCGAACAGCTTTCGGACCTGCGCGTCCTCGCCCTCCTCGATCGCGGACAGGTAGCCATTGCCCGCGTTGTTGACCAGGACGTCGATCCCGCCGAACGCCTCGTCGGTGGCGCGCACCGCCGCGGCGATCTGGTCGGAGTCGGTGACGTCGAGGGCGACGACCACCGCGCGGTCGCCGAAGTCCTCGGCGAAGTCGGCCACGGTCTCGGTGCGGCGCGCGGTCACGACCACGGAGTGGCCGGCTTCCAAGGCAGCACGGGCGATCTCGCGACCGATGCCGGTGGAGCACCCGGTGATCAACCAGCGGCTCATGTCAAAGTGTCCCTTCGGGAAGGCGCCGCAGATATGCCGTGCGGCGATCGGCGAGCTGTTGCGCGCGTTCGGCTTCCGAGACCCGGCGCAGGCCCGGCACCACCCGTGCGAGGTCATCGAGCCTCACCACCCGGCCCCGGGCTCCGAGGTCGGCGGTCGGACCGTCGCCACCGAATTCGGCCATCCGCAGCGTCAGGATGCCCTCGTGGAGGCCATCGGAGTCGATCCAATTGGCCACGCCGGGATCGGTGGGGGCGATGACGTAGGTGTAGCTGCCGTCCTCGTTGGCTTCGGACTGCGCCTTGTTCAGGCTGCCGGTGCGATCGACGAGGTTCAACGTGGTGCCCCAGATGTTGCTCAGCGGCACGGTGAAGTACTCGGCGCCGCCGTCGCCGACGTCGACGACGAAGGCCTCGCCGGGGTTCAGCTCGAACCGGCCCATGACGTACACCTGGCTGCGCATCGCCCCGACCTTGTCCGCCGACCAGGCCAGGTCGAAGTGGTTGGGTGCCATCTTGTAGACGCCGTGGCTGAGCTTTCCCGTGAAGTTGGCGAAGTGCGCCATCATCGCCGCCGTGGCATCGGCCTGTTCGTCCAAGGTCCTGGCCGCAGTGCGCGGAGCATCGCCGAGTCGTTGCACGACGAGATGATTCGCGTCGTCGCGGTCCCAGTTCAGCAGCACGTCGCGGATGTAGAACTCGTGGGCGTCCGGCGTGGACTGCACGTGGTTGGGGCGGTCACCCGCCGGGTCGGCGTCGACGGTGATGGTGAAGGACCCGTCGGCGTCGACGTCCATGGTGCGGCCGTTGAGCACCGCGACGGTGCCCATGTTCGCGTCCCACAGCGTGAAGTAGTTCTCGGTCATGCGATGTTCGCCGACTCGACCGTGAATCTCGTAGCGTTCGTCACCGGAGATCGGGATCACGCGGTAGACGCTGTCGGGATTGTCGATGCCCCAACGGGATCCGGGGATCTGGCGGTCCGCCACCGGGTGGGCCAGCCGGGTGATGCAGCTGACCTTGGGCCGGAGCTTGTCCTGGTTCGACGACCACACCGCGGCGGAGAACATCACTTCGGCGAACGCGTCGTCGAAGCGCTCGCGCATGGCCACCGACGCCTTGGCCCGCCCCAGCCACGTCTCGGCCACGCTGCGGTACGCCGCCCTGACGGTCGGGTGATTGGTGAGTTCGAGCGCCGCCAGCTCCTGCTCGTGCTGCGACGTCGTGGCTACCGGGTCACCGGTGAAGTCAGGCATGGTTCCCTCCTCGGGATCGGGCGCCCGTGCGGAACCGGGCATCGTAGCTGGTGAACCGCTCGTCGATCTGGGCGTCGGTGAGCCCGAAGTCGTTGGCGGCGTAGGCCGGTCGGGCGGCCTCCCGCGGACGCTCGACGAGCCAGCGTCGCATCGCCGTCTCCGCTTCGACACTCAGCGGCACGCCGATCGCGTCGTAGACCCGGGACACCTGACCGATCGGATCGGCGACCGCGTCGGTGAACTCCACGTCGGTACAGACCGCGGATTCGTCGGCCCATCGGTCCCGGGTGGCCATCGCGCGGTCGTTCGTCCAGCCCATCCGGTGCAGCCATTCGACGCCGACACGATGCCGGTCGACCCGGTCGGCGTGCATCGCGTGCAGCGTGGCGTTGAGGCTGGCGCCGGACGGGATGGTCTCGCGGGGGTCGCGGTGCATGTGGACGACGTGGAGGTCGGGGAATTGGGCGCGTAGCGCGTCGAGGTACCCGAGGTGGGCCGGCGACTTCAGCACCCAGCGCTCGGCGTGGCTCGAACCGTCCCGGCCCGCCTGGCGCTTCTGCCACTGCAGGAACTGCAGCATCCGGTGCAGATACGCGTACGCGGGGGCGAAGTCCTGACGGTCGAGCCAGGACCGGTAGCGCGGCACGTGCGCGCCGGACTCCGGTACGTGCGACAGGAAGGCGTCGGAGAGGAACACGATCTCCTCTTCGGGTTCGCGGGCGTACATGGGGTGGATGGCGAACAGTTCGGGGGCGAGCTCACGCGTCGCGGCTTCACGCTTCTCGCTGACGACGATGCGAGGGTCTTCGGTCGCCTTGGCGAGCGAAGCGCCGGCAGGATGATCCGACCACCGGTAGTCGAGTTTCGGCGCCACCTCGACGACCTCCCAGCCGTACGCACAGTGAAAGCGGTTGTCTGCGGCCAGGAGTCGTTGCAGCAGCGTGGTGCCGCTGCGCATCATGCCGACGACCACGATGGGCGCGACGATCGTCTCCTCGAGAATCTCGGGATGCCGCCGGATCCATTCCTGCGCCCGCAGACGCATCCGCAGACTGTGCACCAGACCGGAACGCAGGATGTGCACGCCGACGTCGTTGAGGTCTGCGGCGGCGTAGTCCTCGGTCAGGACGGCGAGCGCCGCCTCGAACGGCACGGGACCCCCGTCGGCCAACCCCTCCTTCTGCTGCGCGCTGTGCAGGAGCAGCGCCGGGTCGAACGGATGCGGCACGGGCTCAGAACTTCAAGTGTTGGCTGGTGTCGCCGATCTGATCGACGTACATGGTCCTGGTGTCGAACCACCACGAGCCGTCGATCCGCTGAAAGGTGTCGTGATAATGGCCCGTCACGATGACCTGCAGAGGCAGTTCGGGCGTGGCCTGGGTGACGCAGTAGTAGGCGCTCGAGCGCGCCGTGCCCGCGTCATCGTCGACGTGCACGTGCACGTTGGTGGTCAGATGCTTGGTCTTGGGGGTGCCGTCGTCGTAGATGCGCGTGGCCATCTCGTACAGCCGACGTACCCCGGTGGCGCCGGTGAACACCGTCTCCGGTGGGCCGTCCTCGACACCGCAGATGCGGCCGTGCTCGAAGAGCGCGGCAACCCCGTCGAGATCGCCTGCATCGAGTCGCTCTGCGTAGGTGTAGAGAAGGTTCTCGATCGTGCGTGCGCTGTCAGTCATCAGCGCCAGTTTGGTAGACATGACCGGATTTGTGTCTAGTTTCCGGGAAAGCTCTCTCGAGAGTGCAGTTAGTCTCAGCCGGTGACGTCACTGTGGTCTCCGACCCGACTCGGCAATCTGACCGGCAAGCGCATCATCGTGACGGGAGCCACCAACGGCGTAGGTCTGGCGACGGCAGGTACCCTCGCCCGCGCGGGTGCCCACGTGATCCTCGCGGTGCGCAACGTCGAATTGGGCGCCCAGCGCGCTGCCGAGATCGGTGGCGACACGTCGGTGGTGAAGCTCGACCTCGCCGATCAGGCGTCGGTGCGGGCCTTTCCCGATCTGTTCGACGGTGACGTCGACGTCCTGATCAACAACGCCGGGGTGGTCGTGCAGAGCCGGTCGGACACCGTTGATGGTTTCGAGATGACGCTGGGTACGAACTTCCTCGGCCCGTTCGCGTTGACCAATCTCCTGTTCGGCCGGGTGCGTTCGCACATCGTCAACGTTGCCTCCGACGCGCACAGGTCGGCCGTGATCGCGATGGACGATCCGCATCTGCGCACCCGCAAGTGGTCGGCGTTCCCCGCCTACGGACGCTCGAAGCTCGCGGTGATGCTGTGGGGTCTCGAGCTCGACCGTCGGCTGCGCGCCGCGGGGTCACCGGTCACC contains:
- a CDS encoding sulfatase-like hydrolase/transferase, whose amino-acid sequence is MSDRPDIVIIMTDEERAIPPYEAPDVLAWRRRALGGRRWFDEHGISFARHYTGSLACVPSRPTIFTGQYPDLHGVTQTDGIGKRYDDSRLRWLRAGEVPTLGNWFRAAGYDTHYDGKWHISHADLEDPETGEPLATNDDGGTVDPAAVQRYLDADPLGPYGFSGWVGPEPHGAAMSNSGFRRDPLFADRIVAWLSDRYERRRAGDTAALRPFLLVASFVNPHDIVLFPAWVRRNPLTPYTSMDPPHVPAAPTADEDLRTKPAAQIAFREAYYSGYGPAPAISRSYKRNAQKYRDLYYRLHAEVDGPLDRVRRAVTEGGSENAVLVRTSDHGDLLGAHGGLHQKWFNLYDEATRVPFVIARIGEGPTQPRVVSAPTSHVDLVPTLLGAAGVDVDVVADVLSESFSEVHPLPGRDLMPVVHGAPADEERAIYLMTRDNVLEGDTGASAAARGMGLDVNPPAPLRIRIPAHVASNFEGLVVRVDDADAPLGAGHLWKLVRTFDDPSTWTEPGVRQLATNGIGGEAYRTDPLDDQWELYDLTADPIEAENRWADPALHELRAHLRMQLKQARATSVPERNRPWPYADRQPPTGESEGVVRRVLGRVGL
- a CDS encoding SRPBCC family protein — encoded protein: MVFDDGVADISRSRTISAPPQAIWDVLADFGSLSSWAVDVDHSCVLNRGPDGATVGTTRRVQVGRNVLVERISEFAPPSVLAYDIEGLPRRLRAVANRWTLRPVGEATEVTLTSTVEIGAGPLARTAEWAVCRGLAKASDSMLAGLARRTEELHV
- a CDS encoding lysylphosphatidylglycerol synthase domain-containing protein; this translates as MRVDGRDVSVTGDLLQPLVRRTNDIFRLVLAAAFLAVVVISSLITRRDWVALERSISGIVEFLTPTQSNLVYLAYGVAILVLPFAILIGLITARQWRLLGAYAAAGVIAVLALSINSSGFAAPRWHFDLNDRLRTLLSQFLDDPRWIAMLAAVLTVSGPWLDARWRRWWWTLLLAFVPIHLVVSAVVPARSLLGLAVGWFVGALTVLVVGTPALEVPLDGAVRALRRRGFAVTGLTVVRPAGPGPLVLWAAADGADRDESAAGDPARVIVEMYGPNQRSGGIMSQVWRRVRLRNSETAPLHASMRRAVEHRGLMAIAIGDLDLANSTTVALAALDRGWTLYAHTPVRGVPLDDCSADESLVGPVWKALGVLHRHQISHGDLRGKEITLDDGEARFGGFGSAEYGATDVLLQADIAALLVSTTAIFGAGAAVRAAIVEFGEGTVLAASRRLTKSALPKHVRASVADPGTVMTAARDEVMHQTGADQIKAETITRFTRTQVIQLVLLVALVYVAYPFISTVPAFFSELRTANWWWALLGLAVSALTYLGAAAALWACASGLVSFRNLAIMQVANTFAATTTPAGVGGLALSTRFLQKGGLGALRATAAVAMQQSVQVITHVALLVLFSVIAGTSANLEHFVPKTTVLYLIGGVALGIVGTFTFVPTLRRWLGTELRPRLKELGGELVDLAREPKRLTLIVLGCAATTLGAALALWASVEAFGGGTTFVTVTVVTMIGGTLASAAPTPGGVGAVEAALIGGLAAFGVPAAVAVPSVLLYRVLTCWLPVFVGWPVMRWLTRNDMI
- a CDS encoding SDR family NAD(P)-dependent oxidoreductase, which translates into the protein MSSTLARYADRRVLVTGGGSGIGQATVLRLLEEGGRVVAADISDSGLKDTVAKADAYRTRLSTVQMDVGNESSVQAGVAEAVGLAGGLDTLVNAAGILRSSHFVDTTLADFETIVRVNLIGTFLVTREAIPALRQGNAAAVVNFSSTSANFAHPYMAAYAASKGGIQAMTHALALEFSKERIRFNCVQPGSISSGMTDGVGESKQSVGPGLPDDMDFSLLGKIMSVLPTDDGAMFARPDAVASVVAMLGSSDAYWITGTEVRVDGGTHT
- a CDS encoding FAD-binding protein, with amino-acid sequence MTTEVSAATSPDWDETVDVVVVGSGGGITGAYTAAREGLSVALVEGSDQFGGTTAYSGGGGMWFPCNPVLRRAGVDDTIDEALKYFHAVVGDRTPRALQDAYVRGGARLIEYLEADPEEGTFKFKVLPWPDYFGGAPGARLDGMRHIVSRALHADALGPYADRVRGPLDTERLGVPAPDLLTGGRALIGRFLAALRRFPDAAIHLESPLTDLVLEDGVVTGAVVQRHGEQVRIRARRGVLLAAGGFEQNAEMRRSFGVPGRVADTMGAPGNDGAAHRAAIGVGAATDLMDQAWWSPGLTHPDGRSTFSLWFTGGIFVDSGGRRFVNESGPYDRLGRTVVDQIAAGAVGLPFWMIYDDADGGVPPVKSASVSLVATERYRDAGLWHTADTLEDLAVIIGVPPAELQATVARFNELVAEGVDRDFGRGDEAYDRTFTGGASPLVAIDQPPFHAAAFGLSDLGTKGGLVTDADARVLDDDGRPIPGLYAAGNTMAAVSGTVYPGGGNPIGASMLFSHLAALHMAGRPAPR
- a CDS encoding mycofactocin-coupled SDR family oxidoreductase: MATMTGKVALITGAARGMGRAHAVKLASEGADVIAIDVCAEFDSTDYPGSTADDLAETVGLVQGRGRRILVRQADVRDPEAVGEAVAAGVEEFGRLDVVIANAGIIRVSDTLERATTFRDVVEVNLIGAWNTVDAAIPALIAGGRGGSIVLVSSTQGIRAAGTERAGVQGYAASKRGLVALMQVWADQLAEHSIRVNTIHPSGVATDMILNETTMRLSAAGDPWLASQLNALPIALLQPEQIATAVAWLVSDDAAFITGTSWPLDAGFTLRS
- a CDS encoding oxidoreductase gives rise to the protein MSRWLITGCSTGIGREIARAALEAGHSVVVTARRTETVADFAEDFGDRAVVVALDVTDSDQIAAAVRATDEAFGGIDVLVNNAGNGYLSAIEEGEDAQVRKLFDTNYFGVVDTIKAVLPGMRARQSGHIVNISSMTGLVANPPNAYYSSTKFALEALTEALAQEVKPFGIKVTAIEPGAFRTDWAARSMWESATPIGDYDDGVGTRKTMIKEFANHLPGDPRKVAEAVLMVTTLDEPPLRLLLGRDVLKAVRDKLAAFSASIDEWESVTKNVNFPKD